In Sorghum bicolor cultivar BTx623 chromosome 10, Sorghum_bicolor_NCBIv3, whole genome shotgun sequence, one genomic interval encodes:
- the LOC8083210 gene encoding uncharacterized protein LOC8083210 yields MSGVITKFAVTSMLMWMAPVAIMYGFYYQVFPGVSQMSSSAQTLASGFLAVISVNLVIGFYIFTAMKETPHQEPQPDPAFLANAKASFNQPTTASSQVSDDEAKGKGKVE; encoded by the exons ATGTCAGGAGTGATCACAAAGTTCGCCGTCACATCCATGTTGATGTGGATGGCCCCCGTCGCGATCATGTATGGGTTCTACTACCAGGTGTTCCCAG GTGTGAGTCAGATGTCATCCTCGGCACAGACACTCGCCAGCGGGTTTCTGGCGGTGATATCAGTTAATCTGGTGATCGGATTTTACATATTCACGGCGATGAAGGAGACTCCACACCAGGAGCCACAGCCGGATCCTGCCTTCCTGGCGAACGCGAAAGCGAGTTTCAACCAGCCAACAACAGCATCCTCTCAAgtgagtgatgatgaagccaaggGGAAGGGAAAGGTCGAGTAG